A stretch of the Asticcacaulis sp. ZE23SCel15 genome encodes the following:
- a CDS encoding family 43 glycosylhydrolase, whose product MSDTSRRNALKSFSLGALLFGAPKAAEAATPPQSACAPELTWAKGVEGQRKADLGNGTFLNPIMAGDHPDPSILKDGEDYYMTFSTFDAYPGLVIWHSKDLVNWRPVTATLTKNIGSVWAPELIKHKGRYYLYIPTKKTSAPDSKTTSWVIWADKIEGPWSDPIDLDLPSHIDPGHAVGEDGSRWLFLSGGDRVRLSDDGLSRVGAPENVYKPWRYPSDWIVEGFAPEGPKITRHGDYFYLITAVGGTAGPPTGHMVIAARSKSINGPWEDHPRNPLVRTVSASEKWWSRGHATLVEGPSGDWWSVYHGYENGFWTLGRQTLLAPITWTKDGWFDYGGGDLSKPIAKPKGGKPHGATPAHGIARSDDFSTDKYGVQWNFFNPPAGERDRIRLNNGTLHLKAAGEAPSTGAPLITIVGDPAYEIECEIEIDDGARAGLILFYDTKLYCGLGFDGKNFVTHQYGIERGRPAHQYGNRMFMRLRNDRHIVTFDTSADGKTWKRFDRGMEVSGYHHNVRGGFLMLKPGFYAAGKGEARFKNFTYRAL is encoded by the coding sequence ATGTCAGACACCAGCAGGCGTAATGCCCTGAAATCGTTCAGCCTGGGCGCGCTTTTATTTGGCGCGCCCAAGGCTGCTGAGGCCGCCACACCACCCCAATCGGCGTGCGCGCCGGAACTGACCTGGGCCAAGGGCGTCGAGGGGCAGCGTAAGGCGGACCTCGGCAACGGCACCTTCCTTAACCCGATCATGGCCGGTGACCATCCCGATCCGTCGATCCTGAAGGACGGTGAAGATTATTATATGACGTTTTCGACCTTTGACGCCTATCCCGGCTTGGTGATCTGGCATTCAAAGGATCTGGTCAACTGGCGGCCGGTGACGGCGACCTTGACCAAAAATATCGGCTCGGTCTGGGCGCCGGAGCTGATCAAGCACAAGGGCCGGTATTATCTCTATATCCCGACCAAAAAGACCTCGGCGCCGGATTCGAAAACCACCTCATGGGTGATCTGGGCTGACAAAATCGAAGGGCCGTGGTCCGACCCGATCGACCTTGACCTGCCCAGCCATATCGACCCCGGCCATGCGGTCGGTGAAGATGGCTCGCGCTGGCTGTTCCTGTCGGGCGGCGACCGCGTGCGCCTGTCGGATGATGGCCTAAGCCGCGTCGGTGCGCCGGAAAATGTCTATAAGCCGTGGCGCTATCCGTCCGACTGGATCGTTGAGGGGTTCGCTCCTGAAGGCCCGAAAATCACCCGTCATGGTGACTATTTCTACCTGATTACCGCCGTAGGCGGTACGGCGGGCCCGCCGACCGGCCATATGGTCATCGCCGCCCGTTCTAAATCGATCAATGGCCCGTGGGAAGACCATCCGCGCAACCCGCTGGTGCGCACGGTCAGTGCGTCGGAAAAGTGGTGGTCGCGCGGCCACGCCACTCTGGTCGAAGGGCCATCTGGCGATTGGTGGAGCGTCTATCACGGCTATGAAAATGGCTTCTGGACGCTTGGGCGGCAGACGCTTCTGGCCCCGATCACCTGGACCAAGGATGGCTGGTTCGACTATGGCGGCGGCGACCTGTCAAAACCGATCGCAAAACCCAAAGGCGGCAAACCGCATGGCGCGACACCCGCCCACGGCATTGCCCGCTCGGATGATTTCTCAACCGACAAGTACGGCGTCCAGTGGAACTTCTTCAACCCGCCTGCCGGTGAGCGCGACCGTATCCGCCTGAACAACGGCACGCTGCACCTGAAAGCCGCCGGTGAGGCCCCAAGCACAGGCGCCCCGCTGATCACCATTGTCGGCGATCCGGCATATGAGATCGAATGTGAGATCGAAATCGATGACGGTGCGCGCGCAGGCCTGATCCTGTTTTACGACACCAAACTCTATTGCGGCCTTGGGTTTGATGGGAAAAATTTCGTCACCCATCAGTACGGCATTGAGCGCGGACGACCGGCCCATCAGTATGGCAATCGTATGTTTATGCGTCTGCGCAACGACCGTCATATCGTGACGTTTGATACCTCTGCCGATGGCAAGACGTGGAAACGCTTTGACCGCGGCATGGAAGTGTCGGGCTATCATCATAATGTGCGCGGCGGTTTCCTGATGCTCAAGCCGGGTTTCTATGCGGCGGGCAAGGGCGAGGCCCGGTTCAAAAACTTCACCTACAGAGCGTTGTAA
- a CDS encoding glycoside hydrolase family 3 protein produces MTPIRTLLLTSATLAALAMPVMAQAPAAYQNQTLSPQARAVDIVSRLTLEEKAAQIQNNAAAIPRLNLPAYEWWNEGLHGVARAGDATVFPQAVGLAATWDTPLMQRVADVIATEFRAKNLGFRTADGSTKRYQGLTVWSPNVNIFRDPRWGRGQETYGEDPYLTSRMGVAFIKGLQGPYPAHPKTAATVKHLAVHSGPEADRHFDDIHPSKRDEIDTYLPAFHAAITEARVEGIMCAYNAVNGVPACGYTPYMRDRVKTDWGFKGHIVSDCAAIADFYLPTSHAYVKTPEEAIAVAWKAGTDLNCDFAANKTFDPQTTVNAVKQGLLSEALLDQALIRLFEIRYRLGLLDQPYRGPFAGIKPTDYDTPEHRALALETAEKSLVLLKNDGLLPFKGDPRRIAVIGPNANSVEALVGNYNGTPSKPVTIYAGLKARYPNAEVTFVEGTGWVAPPLENVPDAAFCQDAACATPGLKLEDFSGPKPEGTPVATTTVTNAQFRWGWPDRVAREASVRWSGYIRPSESGGYRFRYTGDAGYRVYIDDKLIADVWDIAWPTSDTAVPLEMGKTYKIRIEAAQKGQRGDHRLQWSPPGANDTKAIAAAQNADLVVFAAGLTARLEGEEMKVLAPGFAGGDRTSLDLPEPQQKLIERLHATGKPVVLVLMNGSAMSVNWADKNLPAIIEAWYPGGEGGHAVAKLIAGDFSPAGRLPVTFYKSADQLPPFKDYNMDGRTYRYFKGEALYPFGHGLSYTNFSYGKLKLDRTKIKAGQPVRVSVEVTNAGKVDGDEVVQLYVSRTTADAPIRALKGFERVSLKAGETKTVSFMLDAKAMSIVNQVGERVLEAGAVDLWVGGGQPHPNVAGAKATITVSGTKALPAF; encoded by the coding sequence ATGACGCCGATCCGAACCCTGTTGCTGACCTCGGCCACTCTGGCCGCACTGGCAATGCCCGTGATGGCGCAAGCGCCTGCCGCCTATCAGAACCAGACCTTGAGTCCGCAGGCGCGGGCGGTCGATATTGTGTCGCGCCTGACGCTTGAGGAAAAAGCGGCTCAGATTCAGAACAATGCTGCGGCCATTCCGCGCCTGAACCTGCCCGCTTATGAGTGGTGGAACGAAGGTCTGCACGGGGTGGCGCGCGCCGGCGACGCGACCGTGTTCCCGCAGGCGGTGGGTCTGGCCGCGACCTGGGATACGCCGCTGATGCAGCGCGTGGCCGATGTTATCGCGACCGAATTTCGCGCCAAGAACCTTGGGTTCCGAACGGCGGATGGCAGCACCAAGCGCTATCAGGGCCTGACGGTATGGTCACCGAACGTCAATATTTTCCGTGATCCGCGCTGGGGGCGGGGGCAGGAAACTTACGGCGAAGACCCGTATCTGACCTCACGCATGGGTGTGGCCTTCATCAAGGGCTTGCAGGGGCCCTATCCGGCTCATCCCAAAACCGCCGCGACCGTAAAGCATCTGGCGGTCCATTCCGGCCCCGAAGCCGACCGTCATTTCGACGACATTCACCCGTCAAAGCGCGATGAGATCGACACCTATCTGCCGGCCTTTCATGCTGCGATTACCGAGGCCCGCGTCGAAGGCATCATGTGCGCCTATAATGCCGTCAATGGGGTTCCGGCCTGTGGTTATACGCCCTATATGCGCGACCGAGTGAAAACAGACTGGGGCTTTAAGGGCCACATTGTCTCTGACTGTGCGGCGATTGCTGACTTTTATCTGCCGACCTCCCATGCCTATGTTAAAACGCCGGAAGAGGCGATCGCTGTGGCATGGAAGGCCGGTACCGACCTCAATTGCGACTTTGCCGCCAACAAAACTTTTGATCCTCAAACCACCGTCAATGCCGTCAAACAGGGGCTTTTGAGCGAGGCGTTGTTGGATCAGGCCCTGATCCGTCTGTTTGAAATCCGCTACCGTCTGGGGCTGCTGGACCAGCCCTATAGAGGGCCATTTGCGGGCATTAAACCCACTGATTACGACACCCCCGAACATCGTGCCTTGGCGTTAGAGACGGCGGAAAAATCGCTGGTGCTGCTCAAAAACGATGGCCTGTTGCCGTTTAAGGGTGATCCGCGCCGCATTGCCGTGATCGGCCCCAATGCCAACAGTGTTGAGGCCTTGGTCGGCAATTACAACGGCACGCCGTCAAAGCCGGTTACTATCTATGCGGGCCTTAAGGCGCGTTATCCCAATGCCGAAGTCACCTTTGTTGAAGGCACCGGCTGGGTCGCGCCGCCGCTGGAGAATGTGCCCGACGCCGCCTTCTGTCAGGACGCGGCCTGCGCCACGCCGGGGCTTAAGCTCGAAGACTTCAGTGGCCCCAAGCCCGAAGGTACGCCGGTGGCCACGACCACGGTTACCAATGCCCAGTTCCGCTGGGGCTGGCCTGACCGTGTGGCGCGTGAGGCCTCGGTGCGCTGGAGCGGTTATATTCGCCCGTCTGAGAGCGGTGGCTATCGGTTCCGCTATACCGGCGATGCCGGATACCGGGTCTATATTGACGATAAGCTGATTGCCGATGTCTGGGATATCGCCTGGCCGACTTCGGACACCGCCGTGCCGCTGGAGATGGGTAAGACCTATAAGATCCGTATCGAAGCCGCCCAGAAAGGCCAGCGCGGCGATCACCGCCTGCAATGGAGCCCGCCGGGTGCCAATGACACCAAGGCCATAGCGGCGGCGCAAAATGCTGATCTGGTGGTCTTTGCTGCCGGTTTGACGGCCCGGCTTGAGGGCGAGGAAATGAAGGTGCTGGCGCCCGGTTTTGCCGGTGGTGACCGCACCAGCCTCGATTTGCCGGAGCCGCAGCAAAAGCTGATCGAGCGTCTGCATGCGACGGGTAAGCCGGTTGTTCTGGTGCTGATGAACGGCAGTGCCATGAGCGTTAACTGGGCCGATAAGAACCTGCCCGCCATTATCGAGGCCTGGTATCCGGGTGGTGAGGGCGGCCATGCGGTCGCGAAGCTCATCGCTGGTGATTTCAGTCCGGCCGGGCGTTTGCCTGTGACGTTTTACAAATCCGCCGATCAGTTGCCGCCGTTCAAGGATTATAACATGGATGGGCGCACCTACCGCTATTTCAAGGGCGAGGCGCTGTACCCCTTTGGTCATGGCCTGAGCTACACAAATTTCAGTTATGGTAAGCTCAAGCTGGATCGCACTAAGATCAAGGCCGGACAGCCGGTGCGCGTCAGTGTCGAGGTCACCAATGCGGGTAAGGTGGACGGCGATGAGGTGGTGCAGCTTTATGTGTCGCGCACCACGGCCGATGCGCCGATCCGCGCCCTGAAAGGGTTCGAGCGAGTCTCGCTCAAGGCCGGTGAGACGAAAACCGTCAGTTTCATGCTCGATGCCAAGGCCATGAGCATTGTCAATCAGGTGGGGGAACGGGTGCTGGAGGCCGGTGCGGTTGACCTATGGGTCGGCGGCGGTCAGCCTCATCCGAATGTCGCGGGTGCCAAAGCTACGATCACAGTGTCCGGCACCAAAGCCCTGCCAGCCTTTTAA
- a CDS encoding polysaccharide lyase family 1 protein codes for MIDRRGLLAGAMSLTVAGSVVAASPSLYTATRGGAGGRVLRVTNLNPSGEGSLKAALEATGPRVIEFAVSGVIDLGKTSLDICEPYLTVAGETAPHPGITLIKGGVRVATHDVIIRHIAVRPGSAGMAKGSGFEPDGLSIVGGHDVVIDHCSFTWAVDEALSASGPRFEGAKPDDWRRNTSHRITFSHNLIAESLHDASHSKGPHSMGSLVHDNVTGVLIYGNLYAHNNERHPLVKGGGQCAVINNVFVNPGHTCAQYTLVEDQWAGRECEAGGMIMRGNVMRGGADTRAGMAMLTFGGAGDLRLHAADNITTFADGSQAPIIGYYQARPDGHDTGDTYKPKAFIRSVPKEMFWPQGLTSRPATTVEDFVYKTCGARPNRRDAIDARIVSQARAGTGRIIHSEQEVGGYPARHT; via the coding sequence ATGATCGATCGGCGCGGTCTTTTGGCAGGGGCGATGAGCCTGACTGTGGCGGGATCTGTGGTGGCGGCGTCACCGTCGCTCTATACCGCTACGCGTGGCGGGGCGGGCGGGCGCGTGCTTCGCGTCACCAATCTCAATCCATCGGGTGAAGGCTCGCTCAAAGCCGCGCTGGAAGCCACCGGCCCGCGCGTGATCGAATTTGCTGTCTCAGGCGTCATCGACCTTGGCAAAACCAGCCTCGATATCTGTGAGCCGTACCTGACCGTAGCGGGCGAGACGGCGCCCCATCCCGGCATTACCCTGATCAAGGGCGGTGTGCGTGTAGCCACCCATGATGTCATTATTCGACACATCGCCGTGCGCCCCGGCAGCGCCGGTATGGCCAAGGGCAGCGGTTTTGAACCAGATGGGCTATCCATTGTCGGTGGGCATGATGTCGTCATCGACCACTGCAGTTTCACCTGGGCGGTCGATGAGGCCTTGTCGGCATCGGGGCCGCGCTTTGAAGGGGCAAAGCCTGATGACTGGCGGCGCAATACCTCCCACCGGATTACCTTTAGCCATAATCTGATTGCCGAGTCTCTGCATGACGCCAGCCACTCAAAAGGCCCCCATTCGATGGGCTCGTTGGTGCACGATAATGTGACCGGCGTGCTTATTTACGGCAATCTTTATGCCCATAATAATGAGCGTCATCCGCTGGTTAAGGGCGGCGGGCAGTGTGCGGTCATCAATAATGTTTTCGTCAATCCGGGCCATACCTGCGCGCAATATACGCTGGTCGAGGATCAGTGGGCGGGGCGGGAGTGTGAGGCCGGGGGTATGATCATGCGCGGTAATGTTATGCGCGGTGGTGCTGATACGCGCGCGGGCATGGCCATGCTAACCTTTGGCGGGGCAGGGGATCTGCGGCTGCATGCGGCGGATAATATAACGACCTTCGCCGATGGTAGTCAGGCCCCCATTATCGGCTATTATCAGGCCCGCCCCGACGGACATGACACCGGTGACACGTATAAACCAAAAGCCTTTATCCGGTCGGTGCCAAAGGAGATGTTCTGGCCGCAAGGGCTGACGTCCCGCCCGGCCACGACAGTCGAAGACTTCGTTTATAAAACCTGTGGCGCACGGCCTAACCGGCGCGATGCCATCGATGCCCGTATTGTATCCCAAGCGAGAGCCGGTACGGGCCGCATTATCCATTCAGAACAAGAGGTCGGGGGTTACCCGGCCCGACACACCTAA
- a CDS encoding sugar-binding domain-containing protein, which translates to MNLNRRHFLGASAAVGTAATLSGASQAAEPNRTDIPDEGWNLWIDEAAAYKDDVIFLPSQVDLKTLAINPPTGGWGALKPEVTVTLPATVEQYFWGRFGLRPYTGDEYRYAADDDVPQNGAYRGVSWWWRDITVPASAKGKRVRLHIRGARLRAEVFLNEQLVGYSIMSELPIDCDLTSAMKPGQANRLAIRITNPGGRYDWRNSTTMMWGKLKLFASHGFGGLDRGMSLSVHPLEAHIEDAWVLNTPEAHTVTAHMEVALSKPVKTGKPKITLLDDHGAPQAADIKLDSLNITGNRAVVKFTLSKPDAKLWDLETRNLYRLRFEWPAGKGASVKTVRFGFRWFVVDGVGTDALLRLNGKRIKLYSAISWGYWAYNGMWPTKALSRREVEAAKDLGLNCLHAHRNVGKHDVFTAQDELGLMRVMEPGGGRHAIAKDLKPGETLNEADQFSRDFMFEKCVAMAKTFRSHPSLAHYTLQNEIGANLQNPDVQRVLKAIHDTDPSRTVILNDGFVKRGAAQAMYLAYNDHYYRSDVEPWGGWWVEHQAAGDQWYDRFYVNKDDYVHRQTGKPFIVEFGEMQGCAVADNHVKMVADILASGGKSYDLEDHKVIVENTSAYLDKWGFRKAFPTTESLFLSVGRKVYDGWQNYMENIRIGDEVDVAAISGWETTAIENHSGIVDNLRYFKANPDLIKQSLLPVRPIAKQRKLVYAAGEAAELDIYLLNDTDAQVQGELKLSLIEPDGKATAITTYAAPTHVRDQYRYLLAESVKTPALTKPGLNKIQIELKGHPSFVREIWVVDTKPAFAKPVRIGLSGVSKSFRDQLTAIKGVTFEDFKAGAKYDAIIASGLKADEIARRQIGEQTGLEAQPSKDEKPKLVLGELPADVLAAVKSGTPLMAYVPEDGLADGVAKQLSNLGVFSYSGAVGNLRAPWMGNWNYLRAHAIFDGLPVDQATSVFHQIEGQPSNGLIIDGDSIEVLAAYSRDHDRHNGAATFVVQKNAMKVMVHRLPDMVTPLQTRLLINAINWLSV; encoded by the coding sequence ATGAACCTTAACCGCCGTCATTTCCTTGGCGCATCTGCCGCCGTCGGAACCGCCGCAACACTTTCAGGAGCCAGTCAAGCTGCTGAACCCAACCGCACGGACATCCCCGACGAAGGCTGGAACCTGTGGATCGATGAGGCCGCAGCCTATAAGGACGATGTGATCTTTCTGCCGTCGCAGGTCGATCTGAAAACCTTAGCCATAAATCCGCCGACCGGCGGGTGGGGGGCGCTTAAACCCGAAGTCACGGTGACCTTGCCCGCAACGGTCGAGCAGTATTTCTGGGGCCGGTTTGGCCTGCGGCCTTATACGGGGGATGAATATCGCTATGCCGCCGATGACGATGTGCCGCAAAACGGTGCCTATCGCGGGGTGTCGTGGTGGTGGCGCGATATCACCGTCCCGGCCTCTGCCAAGGGTAAGCGCGTGCGGCTGCATATCCGCGGGGCGCGCTTAAGGGCAGAAGTGTTCCTCAATGAGCAACTGGTCGGCTATTCGATCATGTCGGAACTGCCGATCGATTGTGATCTGACCTCCGCCATGAAACCGGGTCAGGCCAACCGGCTGGCCATCCGCATCACCAATCCGGGCGGGCGCTATGACTGGCGCAACTCGACCACCATGATGTGGGGCAAGCTGAAGCTGTTTGCCTCCCACGGCTTTGGCGGGCTGGATCGCGGTATGTCATTGAGTGTGCATCCGCTGGAGGCGCACATTGAGGACGCATGGGTACTGAACACGCCGGAGGCGCACACGGTCACGGCCCATATGGAAGTGGCGCTAAGCAAACCCGTCAAAACCGGCAAACCCAAAATTACCTTGCTGGATGATCACGGCGCGCCGCAGGCCGCCGATATTAAACTCGATAGCCTCAATATTACCGGCAATCGCGCGGTGGTGAAGTTCACGCTGTCTAAGCCGGATGCCAAACTGTGGGATCTGGAGACCCGCAACCTCTACCGCCTGCGTTTTGAATGGCCGGCGGGTAAGGGCGCGTCGGTCAAGACCGTGCGTTTTGGTTTCCGCTGGTTTGTGGTGGATGGCGTCGGCACCGATGCCCTGCTGCGGCTGAACGGTAAGCGCATCAAGCTATATTCGGCCATTTCCTGGGGCTACTGGGCCTATAACGGCATGTGGCCGACCAAGGCCCTGTCGCGGCGGGAGGTCGAGGCGGCTAAAGATTTGGGCCTCAACTGCCTGCACGCCCACCGCAATGTCGGTAAGCACGATGTCTTTACAGCTCAGGACGAACTGGGCCTGATGCGGGTGATGGAGCCCGGCGGTGGCCGTCACGCCATTGCCAAAGACCTGAAACCCGGCGAAACGCTCAATGAAGCCGATCAGTTCAGCCGTGATTTCATGTTTGAAAAATGCGTGGCGATGGCCAAAACCTTCCGCTCGCACCCGTCACTGGCGCACTATACCCTGCAAAACGAGATCGGGGCCAATCTGCAAAATCCCGATGTGCAGCGGGTGCTGAAAGCCATTCACGACACCGATCCATCGCGCACGGTCATCCTCAATGACGGCTTTGTTAAACGCGGCGCAGCGCAAGCTATGTATCTGGCCTATAACGACCACTATTACCGCTCGGACGTGGAACCATGGGGCGGCTGGTGGGTTGAGCATCAGGCCGCGGGCGATCAGTGGTACGACCGTTTTTACGTCAACAAAGACGACTATGTGCATCGTCAGACGGGCAAGCCCTTCATCGTCGAATTCGGCGAAATGCAGGGCTGCGCGGTCGCCGATAACCATGTGAAGATGGTGGCCGATATCCTGGCCAGTGGCGGTAAATCCTACGACCTGGAGGATCATAAGGTCATTGTCGAAAATACCTCGGCTTACCTCGATAAATGGGGGTTCCGTAAGGCGTTTCCTACGACCGAAAGCCTGTTTTTGTCGGTAGGGCGCAAGGTCTATGACGGCTGGCAGAACTATATGGAAAACATCCGTATTGGTGATGAAGTCGATGTCGCCGCCATCTCCGGCTGGGAAACAACGGCGATCGAAAACCATTCCGGCATTGTCGATAACCTCAGATATTTCAAAGCCAATCCCGACCTGATCAAACAGAGTCTGTTGCCGGTGCGACCGATCGCCAAGCAGCGCAAACTGGTCTACGCGGCCGGTGAGGCGGCGGAACTGGATATCTATCTGCTCAATGATACGGATGCGCAGGTTCAGGGTGAATTGAAGCTGAGCCTGATTGAACCGGACGGTAAGGCAACCGCTATCACCACCTATGCCGCGCCAACCCATGTCCGCGATCAATACCGCTATCTGCTGGCGGAAAGTGTTAAAACACCGGCCCTGACCAAACCGGGCCTGAACAAGATCCAGATCGAGCTTAAGGGCCATCCGTCCTTTGTGCGCGAGATATGGGTGGTGGATACCAAACCCGCGTTCGCAAAACCTGTGCGGATTGGCCTGTCGGGCGTGTCAAAATCCTTCCGCGATCAGTTGACGGCGATTAAGGGGGTGACCTTTGAGGATTTCAAAGCCGGGGCCAAATATGACGCCATTATCGCTTCGGGCTTGAAAGCCGATGAAATCGCCCGCCGCCAGATCGGTGAACAGACCGGCCTTGAGGCCCAGCCGAGCAAGGATGAAAAACCGAAACTGGTGCTGGGCGAACTGCCCGCCGATGTGTTGGCCGCCGTCAAATCCGGTACGCCGCTAATGGCCTATGTGCCCGAAGATGGTTTAGCCGACGGGGTGGCCAAGCAACTCTCAAACCTTGGGGTATTCAGCTATTCCGGGGCGGTCGGAAACTTACGCGCGCCGTGGATGGGCAACTGGAACTATCTGCGGGCCCACGCCATTTTCGATGGCCTGCCGGTCGATCAGGCAACCTCAGTGTTCCATCAGATCGAAGGCCAGCCGTCCAATGGCCTGATCATCGACGGTGACAGTATCGAGGTTCTCGCCGCCTATAGTCGCGACCACGACCGCCACAATGGCGCGGCGACCTTTGTAGTGCAAAAAAATGCCATGAAGGTCATGGTTCATCGTCTGCCGGATATGGTCACGCCACTGCAAACGCGGCTGTTAATTAACGCCATCAACTGGCTTAGTGTTTAG
- a CDS encoding pectinesterase family protein — protein MISRRLVLSGLAAAVTPVTSVWAQVQNRPVIRVPADHKTLSAAFEALPATGGVIELSAGTYREKLTLFKPDVHIIGKGERPDDTVIVWGDSAKMAGGTGKSSSFTVTGDGFRAQNLTISNDYNHDADPSQAVALYLTADRAVLNRVILLGAQDTLYAASKDKNNPSRQYYKDCYIEGHVDFIFGNALAFFDRCHLHVLKRDTAFITAHSRTAVTETSAYVFDHCRITTAGTGNYYFGRAWRPHAQVVFLDTQIDGAIHPEGWREWTPGKTETYATAHYAEFNSTGPGGDMSQRVFWAKSLTPYQAAKWRLKAVFKDTSWIEG, from the coding sequence ATGATCTCACGTAGATTAGTTTTAAGCGGCCTTGCGGCGGCGGTGACACCGGTTACTTCCGTGTGGGCTCAAGTGCAAAACCGGCCTGTCATTCGTGTCCCTGCCGATCACAAAACCCTGTCGGCGGCGTTTGAGGCCCTACCCGCGACCGGCGGGGTGATTGAGTTGTCGGCGGGCACCTATCGCGAAAAGCTGACGCTTTTTAAGCCCGATGTTCATATCATCGGGAAGGGCGAGCGGCCTGATGATACGGTCATCGTCTGGGGCGACAGCGCTAAAATGGCCGGCGGCACGGGCAAATCATCGTCCTTTACGGTCACCGGCGACGGTTTTCGGGCGCAAAACCTGACCATATCCAATGACTATAATCATGATGCCGATCCGTCGCAGGCGGTGGCGCTTTATCTGACGGCTGACCGGGCGGTGCTGAACCGGGTCATACTGCTGGGGGCGCAGGACACGCTGTACGCGGCCTCAAAAGACAAAAATAATCCCAGTCGCCAATATTATAAGGACTGCTATATCGAAGGCCATGTCGATTTCATCTTCGGCAATGCGCTGGCCTTTTTTGATCGTTGCCACCTGCATGTGCTGAAACGCGACACGGCCTTCATCACCGCCCATAGCCGCACGGCAGTGACCGAAACCTCGGCCTATGTGTTTGACCACTGTCGCATCACGACGGCGGGGACGGGGAATTATTATTTCGGGCGGGCGTGGCGGCCTCATGCGCAGGTGGTTTTCCTCGATACCCAAATCGACGGTGCCATCCATCCCGAAGGCTGGCGCGAATGGACGCCGGGCAAGACCGAAACCTATGCCACCGCTCACTATGCTGAGTTTAATTCGACCGGCCCCGGCGGCGATATGAGCCAGCGGGTGTTCTGGGCCAAGTCCCTGACACCATATCAGGCGGCGAAATGGCGGCTGAAGGCCGTGTTCAAAGATACAAGCTGGATTGAAGGTTAA